A single window of Zootoca vivipara chromosome 17, rZooViv1.1, whole genome shotgun sequence DNA harbors:
- the SLC50A1 gene encoding sugar transporter SWEET1: MGPVGLQLLSGACLLFSLGMFGTGLSDLKQMFATQSVENIQFLPFLTTDVNNLSWLSYGFLKGDWTLILVNAVGVTLQTLYILVYFYFSSEKRAVLLKTMALLAVLLLGYGYFNLLVPDVSMRLTRLGLFCSLFTITMYLSPLADLAKIVRSRSTQCLSFPLTVTTFLASASWTLYGILLQDVYIAVPNVPGIATSLIRFWLFWHFPPDLNKTYKLLQA, encoded by the exons ATGGGTCCGGTGGGGCTGCAGCTGCTCTCGGGGGCCTGCCTACTCTTCTCCCTGGGCATGTTCGGGACTGGCCT GTCTGACCTAAAGCAGATGTTTGCAACCCAGAGTGTGGAGAACATCCAGTTCCTGCCGTTCCTCACCACCGATGTCAA TAATTTGAGCTGGCTGAGTTATGGCTTCCTGAAGGGAGACTGGACACTCATCCTTGTCAACGCAGTGGGCGTGACGTTGCAGACTCTCTACATCCTGGTCTACTTCTACTTCAGCTCGGAGAAG CGGGCTGTGCTGTTGAAGACCATGGCCTTATTGGCAGTACTCCTCCTCGGCTACGGCTACTTCAACCTGCTGGTTCCGGATGTTTCCATGCGCCTGACGCGCCTGGGCCTCTTCTGCAGCCTCTTCACCATCACCATGTACCTCTCGCCACTGGCTGACCTG GCCAAGATCGTGAGGAGCCGCTCCACGCAGTGCCTCTCCTTCCCGCTGACGGTCACGACCTTCCTGGCTTCGGCCTCCTGGACCTTGTATGGGATTCTGCTCCAGGATGTTTACATCGCG GTCCCCAACGTGCCAGGCATAGCCACCAGCCTCATCCGGTTCTGGCTGTTTTGGCACTTCCCTCCGGACCTCAACAAAACCTACAAGTTGCTGCAAGCCTGA